Proteins encoded within one genomic window of Prosthecobacter vanneervenii:
- a CDS encoding class I SAM-dependent methyltransferase, translating into MFEAPEPKKGLDMDLKLLPARRIDLGYLVPSGGVVAELGVACGNFSSALLNHHPHLGKLYAIDKWNDERHPAHEETVARNNLRDPRAIVIRQTFEEAAKNEILENICFDLIYVDGYAHTGQDSGATLAHWWPKLKPGGIFAGHDYDTAWPLTIKAVNEFAKNHRLTIHSIKEIPFNSWWLSKPVNYLATM; encoded by the coding sequence ATGTTTGAAGCACCTGAGCCGAAGAAAGGACTCGATATGGATCTGAAGCTGCTACCAGCGCGCCGAATCGATCTCGGCTACCTAGTCCCCAGCGGTGGAGTCGTTGCAGAACTAGGAGTGGCATGCGGCAACTTTTCTTCTGCCCTTCTCAATCATCACCCTCATCTTGGAAAACTATACGCAATAGATAAATGGAATGATGAGAGACACCCTGCACATGAGGAGACGGTAGCACGTAACAACCTCAGAGATCCGAGGGCCATAGTGATACGTCAGACATTTGAGGAAGCTGCAAAAAACGAAATACTAGAAAACATCTGTTTCGATTTAATCTACGTCGATGGATACGCCCATACCGGCCAGGATTCAGGTGCAACTTTAGCCCACTGGTGGCCTAAGTTGAAGCCAGGTGGCATTTTCGCGGGGCATGATTACGATACAGCCTGGCCGCTAACTATTAAAGCGGTCAATGAATTTGCCAAAAACCATCGATTAACAATTCATTCGATTAAAGAAATTCCATTTAATTCTTGGTGGCTTTCCAAGCCAGTGAATTACTTGGCGACCATGTAA
- a CDS encoding beta strand repeat-containing protein encodes MASPTVTSISPPSGPLAGGISVTIHGTNFTGTTGVTLGGTAATGVSVVDDSTITCTTPAHSAGAASVLVTNADGTNAANSLYTYQGAPTVTGISPASGPLTGGATVTITGTNFIGATGVTIGGAAAGSVSVVDATHITCTVPAGSAGAASVLVTTPSGTNAANTLYSYVAAPTVTSLSVSSGPTGGGTSVVITGTGFTGASSVSFGGTAVASYTVNNATTITCTVAAHSAGAVSVVVTTAGGSNAANTLYTYAAAPTVSGISAASGPLSGGVSVTITGTNFSGATGVTIGGAAATSVTVVDSTHITCTTPAHSAGTASVVVTTPGGSNAANSLYTYLAAPTVSSVSPASGTVNGGTSVVITGTGFTSDAVVKFGGVTATITSVSGTSITCTTPTGGGAGPASVQVTTPGGTNTANTLYSYVLTPPTVASVTPSSSTTDGGTTVTITGTNFSAVSSVTFGGVPATDVVVVSNTSLTCTTPAVGAPGGASVLVTTPSGTSAANSLFSYVPPLPTVGSLSPSTGSTLGGTLVSITGTHLLTTGSVTIGGVPATNVTVVSDTSITCITPAGSVGTPNVVVTTTGGSSVSVAPFTYALTAPTVSSISPAQGTSAGGTTVTVSGANFTGTTGVTIGGVAATRIVVVNDSTLTCTTPAGSAGSPRSVVVTTPNGSNAENSLFTYKEALPTVSSVSPPIGASAGGTSVTIYGTHFSGATGVTFGGLPATGITVVNDSTLTCTTPEGLAGTTSVLVTAAAGTSAANSLYLYVQAVPTDTYIYLKGARGDGFVPLWTGALSEEGMVSDTGTSLGTSGKEVSEPYRDIFPSTAFAQSTAVSYGGFAAWVVPGPGTGANLYLDDGTAATNSPKSRLSDEVGHVKPRQYARVATWLIFTSQSGISYKFRKDQVVGWGSQPRA; translated from the coding sequence ATGGCCTCTCCTACTGTAACCAGCATCTCCCCGCCCAGCGGACCTCTCGCCGGCGGTATTTCTGTGACGATCCACGGGACGAACTTCACCGGGACGACGGGGGTGACCCTGGGTGGCACGGCGGCCACCGGCGTGAGCGTGGTGGATGACAGCACGATCACCTGCACGACTCCGGCCCACAGCGCGGGGGCGGCCAGCGTGCTGGTGACGAACGCCGACGGCACGAATGCGGCCAACAGCCTGTACACCTACCAGGGCGCACCCACGGTGACGGGGATCTCTCCTGCGAGCGGACCGCTGACAGGAGGCGCGACGGTGACGATCACGGGAACGAATTTCATCGGGGCCACGGGCGTAACGATCGGCGGTGCGGCGGCGGGGAGCGTGAGCGTGGTGGATGCCACACACATCACCTGCACGGTGCCGGCAGGCAGCGCGGGCGCGGCGAGCGTGCTGGTGACGACACCGAGCGGCACGAATGCGGCGAATACGCTCTACAGCTATGTGGCGGCACCGACAGTGACGAGCCTCTCGGTGTCCAGCGGACCGACTGGCGGTGGCACGAGCGTGGTGATCACGGGGACGGGCTTTACCGGGGCGAGCAGCGTGAGCTTTGGCGGCACGGCGGTGGCGAGCTACACGGTGAACAATGCGACAACGATCACCTGCACGGTGGCGGCGCACAGCGCTGGCGCGGTGAGCGTGGTGGTGACGACGGCGGGCGGCAGCAATGCGGCGAACACGCTCTACACCTATGCGGCAGCGCCGACGGTGAGCGGCATCTCGGCGGCGAGCGGTCCGCTGAGCGGTGGTGTGAGCGTGACGATCACTGGCACAAACTTCAGCGGCGCGACGGGCGTGACGATCGGTGGTGCGGCGGCGACCAGTGTGACGGTGGTGGACAGCACGCACATCACCTGCACGACGCCTGCGCACAGCGCGGGAACGGCGAGCGTGGTGGTGACAACGCCCGGTGGCAGCAATGCGGCGAACAGTTTGTACACCTACCTGGCTGCGCCGACGGTGAGCAGCGTGTCTCCGGCGAGCGGCACGGTGAATGGCGGCACGAGCGTGGTGATCACGGGCACGGGATTCACCTCGGACGCTGTGGTGAAATTTGGCGGAGTGACGGCGACGATCACGAGCGTGAGCGGCACGAGCATCACGTGCACGACGCCCACGGGTGGCGGTGCAGGCCCGGCGAGCGTGCAGGTGACGACGCCTGGCGGCACGAATACGGCAAACACCCTTTATAGCTATGTGCTGACACCGCCCACCGTGGCGAGTGTGACGCCCTCCAGCAGCACGACGGATGGCGGCACCACGGTGACGATCACGGGGACGAATTTTTCTGCGGTGAGCAGCGTGACCTTTGGCGGCGTACCGGCCACGGATGTGGTTGTGGTGAGCAACACCAGCCTGACGTGCACCACGCCGGCGGTGGGTGCACCAGGCGGCGCCAGCGTGCTGGTGACGACGCCCAGCGGCACCAGCGCTGCCAACAGCCTCTTCAGCTATGTGCCTCCGCTGCCTACGGTGGGCAGCCTGTCTCCGAGCACGGGCTCGACGCTGGGCGGCACGCTGGTGAGCATCACGGGCACGCACCTGCTGACGACCGGGAGCGTGACGATCGGCGGCGTGCCGGCGACGAATGTGACGGTGGTGAGCGATACGAGCATCACGTGCATCACACCCGCGGGCAGCGTGGGCACACCCAATGTGGTGGTGACCACCACCGGGGGCTCCAGTGTGAGCGTGGCCCCTTTTACGTATGCACTCACCGCGCCGACGGTCAGCAGCATTTCGCCAGCGCAGGGGACGAGTGCGGGCGGCACCACGGTGACGGTCTCCGGTGCAAACTTTACCGGGACCACGGGTGTGACGATCGGGGGCGTGGCCGCCACGCGCATCGTGGTAGTGAATGACAGCACCCTGACCTGCACCACCCCGGCGGGCAGTGCGGGCAGCCCGAGGAGCGTGGTGGTGACGACGCCCAATGGCAGCAATGCGGAGAACAGCCTCTTTACCTACAAGGAGGCGCTGCCCACGGTGAGCAGCGTGTCGCCACCCATCGGCGCCTCTGCAGGCGGCACGAGCGTGACGATCTACGGCACGCACTTCAGCGGGGCCACCGGTGTGACGTTTGGCGGACTACCAGCCACTGGTATCACGGTGGTGAATGACAGCACGCTGACCTGCACCACGCCCGAGGGGCTGGCGGGGACGACGAGCGTGCTCGTGACCGCAGCGGCGGGCACCAGCGCGGCGAACAGCCTGTACCTCTATGTGCAGGCGGTGCCGACGGACACGTACATCTATCTCAAAGGCGCACGCGGGGACGGCTTTGTGCCGCTGTGGACCGGCGCGCTGAGCGAGGAGGGCATGGTGAGCGACACGGGCACCAGCCTGGGCACCTCCGGCAAGGAGGTGAGCGAACCCTACCGCGACATCTTTCCCTCGACCGCCTTTGCCCAAAGCACCGCCGTCTCGTATGGCGGATTTGCCGCGTGGGTGGTGCCCGGGCCGGGCACCGGCGCCAATCTTTACCTAGACGATGGCACGGCTGCGACGAACAGCCCCAAAAGCCGTCTCTCCGACGAGGTGGGGCATGTGAAGCCGCGCCAGTATGCGCGTGTGGCCACGTGGCTGATCTTCACCTCGCAGAGCGGGATTTCGTACAAGTTCCGCAAAGACCAGGTCGTCGGCTGGGGATCGCAACCACGTGCCTAA
- a CDS encoding peptidoglycan-binding protein — protein MSGLADVYARQFESCTIRSEHAAEVQGEVDRMRMHRQRYAEVAGQFPGMPWWVPAVLHSMECGLDFHQHLHNGDPLSARTVQVPKGRPLKGKPPFTWEESAVDALVCDGLDQVRDWSAGAALVAFENYNGTGYRRRGVPSPYLWSYTDLYRCGKYTADGHYDPQAVSRQSGCAALMRLLLEP, from the coding sequence ATGTCAGGACTCGCCGATGTTTATGCCCGCCAGTTTGAGTCGTGCACGATCCGGTCTGAGCATGCGGCGGAGGTGCAGGGCGAGGTGGACCGGATGCGGATGCACCGGCAGCGCTACGCGGAGGTGGCGGGGCAGTTTCCTGGCATGCCGTGGTGGGTGCCTGCGGTGCTGCACTCGATGGAGTGCGGGCTGGATTTCCATCAGCATTTGCACAATGGCGACCCGCTGAGCGCACGGACGGTGCAGGTGCCGAAGGGACGGCCGCTGAAGGGGAAGCCGCCCTTCACGTGGGAGGAGAGCGCGGTGGATGCCCTGGTGTGCGACGGGCTGGACCAGGTGCGGGACTGGAGCGCGGGGGCGGCGCTGGTGGCCTTTGAGAACTACAATGGCACAGGCTACCGCAGGCGCGGGGTCCCCTCCCCCTACCTGTGGAGCTACACGGACCTGTACCGCTGCGGCAAGTACACGGCGGACGGCCACTACGACCCGCAGGCGGTGAGCCGCCAGAGCGGCTGCGCGGCGCTGATGCGGCTGCTTTTGGAGCCTTGA
- a CDS encoding alpha/beta hydrolase family protein — protein sequence MKRTCYIAINGIRTNPGDAEGWTDRFVTWVNTRLPDGVVAEKFEYACSALLRRVHQRERADEIAKKVGYYRRAGYRLVLVGHSNGCDLIARVLEACGAEIDAAHLISPAADEEDFAEAIREGLVRRVHVYGSRNDGALKFARMTRPWLAWLGLGYGSLGLRGREFARLFPCVVADHSDDAQGHGTWLQRGEKFEALMRLISANDLEDQKIPCDAILHEGEACDCGSMDDVAEMPEECVDEQRQESLRA from the coding sequence ATGAAACGCACGTGCTACATCGCGATCAACGGGATACGTACCAATCCGGGGGATGCGGAGGGATGGACGGACCGGTTTGTGACATGGGTGAACACACGGCTGCCTGACGGGGTGGTGGCGGAGAAATTTGAGTATGCGTGCAGCGCGCTGCTGCGGCGTGTGCACCAGCGAGAACGTGCGGATGAGATCGCAAAGAAGGTGGGCTACTACCGGCGTGCGGGCTACCGGCTGGTGCTGGTGGGACATAGCAACGGGTGCGACCTGATCGCGCGGGTGCTGGAGGCGTGCGGGGCGGAGATCGATGCGGCGCACCTGATTTCTCCTGCGGCGGATGAGGAGGACTTTGCGGAGGCGATTCGCGAGGGGCTGGTGCGACGAGTGCACGTCTATGGGAGCCGGAATGACGGGGCGCTGAAGTTTGCGCGGATGACGAGGCCTTGGCTGGCCTGGCTGGGGCTGGGCTACGGGAGCCTGGGGCTGCGCGGCAGGGAGTTTGCACGGCTTTTTCCCTGCGTGGTAGCAGACCACAGCGATGATGCGCAAGGGCATGGCACCTGGCTGCAGCGGGGAGAGAAATTTGAGGCGCTGATGAGGCTGATCAGTGCGAATGATCTGGAGGATCAGAAGATACCATGTGATGCCATTCTCCATGAGGGTGAAGCATGCGACTGCGGCAGCATGGATGATGTGGCGGAGATGCCGGAGGAGTGTGTGGATGAGCAGCGGCAGGAGAGCCTGAGGGCGTGA
- a CDS encoding glycosyltransferase, with translation MSFHPHSLSTETLMEREALRLEGVTVSVGFDDMLDATLKLNMPQLDNMIVVTSHEDRRTQEVARKHGAMLVVTDLHRKNGRRFNKGAAINAGFNYFQHHGWRLHLDADIALPGNFRRLIFNHHHLERSCMYGADRVDVIGLEELAEARQAEQHEHGCILHPRMNRSVSARFVDTLHGYVPIGYFQLWHCSCQQPYPYSLGTAAHDDVMFALRWPESQRRLLPGVFVHHVCAREPVCGENWDGQRRQPRLSEKA, from the coding sequence ATGTCTTTTCATCCCCATTCACTATCGACAGAAACACTCATGGAGCGGGAGGCGCTGAGGCTGGAGGGGGTGACGGTGAGCGTGGGGTTTGATGACATGCTGGATGCGACGCTGAAGCTGAACATGCCGCAGCTGGACAACATGATCGTGGTGACAAGCCATGAGGACCGAAGGACGCAGGAGGTGGCACGCAAGCACGGGGCGATGCTGGTGGTGACGGATCTGCACCGGAAGAACGGACGACGCTTTAACAAGGGCGCGGCGATCAATGCGGGGTTCAATTATTTCCAGCATCATGGCTGGCGGCTGCACCTGGATGCGGACATCGCGCTGCCGGGAAATTTCAGGCGGCTCATTTTTAATCATCACCATCTGGAGCGGAGCTGCATGTATGGGGCGGACCGGGTGGATGTGATCGGGCTGGAGGAGCTGGCGGAGGCACGCCAGGCGGAGCAGCACGAGCATGGCTGCATCCTGCACCCGCGCATGAACCGGAGCGTGAGCGCACGATTTGTGGACACGCTGCATGGGTATGTGCCGATCGGCTATTTCCAGCTGTGGCACTGCTCGTGCCAGCAGCCGTACCCCTACAGCCTGGGGACGGCGGCGCATGATGATGTGATGTTTGCGCTGCGGTGGCCGGAGAGCCAGCGCCGACTGCTGCCGGGGGTGTTTGTGCATCATGTGTGCGCACGCGAGCCGGTGTGCGGTGAGAACTGGGACGGCCAGCGCAGGCAGCCGCGACTGAGTGAGAAAGCCTGA